The Hypanus sabinus isolate sHypSab1 chromosome 2, sHypSab1.hap1, whole genome shotgun sequence DNA segment GCTTGTTTAATGTGGATTACATGTCTGGCTACTTGTTTCACAAATTGACAATTTTCCTTTTCTTCTAATGCATTTTTGCTAGATGAAAAATGTAAAATTGCTCAACTGATTGTTGTACTAATCATTTTGTGTTGTGCAGGTTTTCCAAGTGACTGTCATGAGATTTTTCAGCAGTCAGAAAGCAAAGCTGAAGATGGCCTCTATGTCATTCAGTTAATGAAGGATCTTCTCGTTGTTTACTGTGACATGCACAGTGCAGATGGGGGGTGGACAGTCATCCAGCACATCACTGTTAATAGCTCATTGGACTTTGACAGAACGTGGCAGGACTACAAGCAAGGATTTGGTTTTATTAATGGTGATCACTGGTTGGGCAATGAGTTAATACATAGAATCACCAGCAGGCCAAATGAATATAGTTTGGGAATCAAATTAGTCAACATGAATGGAGAGGTGAAGTGGGGAGAATATGACCCATTTCTCATTGAAGGTGAAGAATCCAAATATAAAATCAGACTTGGTCTTTATCGTGGAACTGCAACTGATGCTTTGACACAAGATACAGAAGCTTATATTCATGACAACCAAAAATTCACCACAAAAGACAGTGATAATGACAACTATTATCGGAATTGTGCCAAACTGGAGCTCAATGGGATACCAGGTGGAGGATGGTGGTATAATGCCTGTGCTGGAGCCAATCTAAACAGAAAAAATGTTATTTACTGGCAGAATGATTGCAATAAAGATAACCAGTGCAAGTATGCATGGATGATGGTAAAGCCTAATAACAGGGAAGTCAAATGCAGCAGTACCTTGCGTGATGAGTTATAACTATGgtgcaaaaattaaaataaatctaaTAATTCATTTGTAAGTTCAAcaattcattgattttttttgaacAAGTGCATGTTGTGCTTATTTACCAGAAAGAATGGTAAAAGAAGATGCCCGATGTAATTGAGCAAATTAGATTAGTTACTCGCTCTACAGCATCATACTGCCTGCATGAGTAAATTTTTATGTGGAAAAGTTTTTAAATACTCTGACATGATTAATATAGTTGTTTTGAAATATGATTGCTTCTGTTTGTGATGTGAGTTCAAATCTCTTCAGATGGAAGAATGAAAGTCTTTGCATGATAATAATGAAGAGCTTGAAATTAAATAGTGTCATATTCAAAGTTGCAATAGTGCCATTATATATCCAATATTGAAATATCCGGGGAAATGACTTTGGGTGAGAGTATATGCTGAATAAATAAACATTACCTGTAGATGAATATAATGAAATATTGATAACGTTTTGAAAGAGAATATATCCCTTATCAGCAAAAAGTTGCGAAACCCAACTGAAAAATCAAACTTAAGATCCGCACTGACGGTGTGAGGTACAGAAAATGCAAATTAAAACAAGCAACAGTTTCAAGATGACCTATGTATGATTGCAACAATCCTTTATCCTCTGCACAAATTAATTCTCCTCAAATTTATAAACTGTGCTAATAATTTAATTATTTCCAGGGCAAATTTTCTTATATGCAATTTAGATATTACTTAAAAGTTTAAAgatctatttgtttattttactCTGTGAATAAAATAATTTGGCTATAATACATGTGTGTGATGATTTGGCTAAGATGTATGACACTCTCTGTTCCATCGGCTTGATTGTCACTAAATACTAGCAGTTATGAATGAAACTGCCAGCATTTGCCTGTTTAAACATCAGTAAGTCCAAAACTTATGTGCATGTATTGTCAAATGTGGATATCTCTACTTGTGTATCTTGAAACGCCAACATGTTCCACCTCTCCAGATTAGCCCCATCACCCATTGATGTTAGTGACCATTGGAGGACTACATGgaaaaatagaaaagagaaagcttccttttatttaattatttgtggtttgttcaatatttgtaattatttaaaatattttatatttgttgtttAGTTTTAGTACAAATATACTATGTATATAATTTCCTAAATCATTATTCTACTTTAATAGATTTTAAATGTTAATCATGAATATGGAGGACCTCcctaattaatttaattttagcATCTAATTTTTAGTGGATGCAATTTTATAAGTTTTATTAAGTTCTCAGGCTATACAAAAGAATAAAATAGATTGGATTCAGCTCCTGATTCTTATTAGTATCTTTCTTGGAAGTGATTGAAGATGTGAGACCCAGCTCAGATAATTCCAGTGGATGTTTAACTGTGCAAATGTCCGTTTCAGAAGGTTGACTGTCTGGACaaaaaaaatttatttatttttatcctGGTGAGTTGTTTCCATTGAAAGAAAAAGATACCTTACAGAATTGTTCTTTTCTTCGAAGCCTAAATGAATAAAAACTCCATGAATCTTAAACAGGTCTATTTGTAGGTTTTGTACATATGGCTGTGAATTAGGAGAATGTTATACTTGACTTTATTGACAAGATATATGATACATTTGTGGTAAAATATTAAATTGAAACAATACGATAATTGTACAAACATATACAAACCTGCACATCTGCAATACCAACGTTTTTGTAACAAAGGCTTTCCATTCAGTTTGCCAAATAGATATAACATTATTAGATGTAAATTATGAATCAGGTGTTTAGAAGTTCAGTAATCGGCATACAGGACATGTCAATAGTTAGCATGTAAGCAGACCATAGTCAAGAAATGCCCTCATGGAGCCTAATttaagattgataaagaaagaattgTTTAAATTAGAAAGATACAGTTTTACTACTGACACCACAGCTAAGGGCAGATAGTCACAAGAACCCAAAATCTGATGATTTTTTTATGCATGTATATAACATACCTCTCAATTAGTAAAAATTATTAAATTTTGCATTGGACATTTCCTCTGGAATTTCAGAAAACAGTTCGGGAACCTAACATCAAGAAAGTATGCTCAATAAAGCTTTTTGCAAGTAATGTGAATGAATGCCGAAGCTTTATACAGTTCACTAGAATTGATAAAATACTTTTGAAGATAATAGCATTGTCAATGCAAATGTTTTTTAACTGTAACGAAAAGCACCGAAACATTCACTACTTTAGCAAAGACCTTGGTTGTAACAACATTGTTTTGAACAAAAGAAAActcaaaattaaaaaaacaaggttttctgcatttaattttcattttgattttaaaaactattttgACAAAATTACAGGCAGGATGGTCAGTTAATATCTAAATATACTATAGGCACATTTccatttttaattattattgggTGAATTGATTTGTGCTCATGGAAGTGGAAAATGGAATTTCTTGTAGTTTTGGATGTAATTTTAATCTATATGACAGAACTCTTATATAGACCAGACCAGGTTTAAAATATAAAATGTTCATGCATCACAACAGCCCCGACATGGGAAACCATTCTATTGGTGTCAATGCAATCTTTTACACACCCTATACCACTCGTCCTTGCAGCTTCCTCAACAGACAGTGCCATTTAGCATAATACATACAGTTCTGCACACTAAACTCAAATTTGGGACTAAGTAGAATCTTAAATATCTCATTTTACTTAAAAGCTAGCATTTTTAAGGTAATTGAGTTCCTTGTGGAACAGGTGGCATAGTGGTGCCACGGCCTTGCAGGACCAGTGACCAGTGTTCAGTTTCAATGTACACCTTGTATCTGCATATCCTTTTGATACCATGGCTCCTAGGTTAATTGGAAACTAAATTGTCACTGGTGGGTAGGTAAGCGGTGGAAGCTGGAGGGAGTTAGTGGTAATAtggaagaataaaatgggatcGGTGAAGTGTTAGTGTAAACgtgtgcttgatggtcagtgcagatatTATAGGCTGAAGGATGTATTTCCATGTTGTGTTGCTCTGTGGTCTCACTTTATGAAATAAAGGTATGGTGTATTTTATGCGTTTGTAGTTTAAAGTAAGATTTTGCTGAATGAGGTTTGCCACttcattgtgcctgtgtaagtagtcagattgagttaaactgctgtggGATCCTGTAATGGGTTGGACTGTTTCTGGtttttgtatttatcatactgAATTTGTTGGCCTCTTGTTAAGTATTTTTGATTTtgttgttgtgctaaccacctggtcctgtactgCCACATGGAGCCCCTCTATTTTTGGGAAGAGGTCTCCGACTCTGAGCCATGCGTTCGATTATTATAATTCGTAATACAACATTTCAGGGAGTGAAAATTCACTCCGAGCTTCATTTCCTGATCACCATCCAGTAACTCTGTTGAACAGAGACTTCACATGCACAGGTGGTGAGGTGGCTTAAATCAGCCTTGCATTCACACCTTTCCCCCTTCCAGTACTGCAATGGCCTGCTGATCCTGTCACATTTACAGCTGTAGGATATCAAGTGCTGTGAAGCCCCACCTGTCAGTAGGTACTGCTtttaaggaaggaaggaagggaagAGTAGTAAAACAAGTTACCAAAAAAAACAGACACCTCAGTGTAAATGAAACAACCCTTTCTCTGCACAAGGGATGCATTATGGCATTATTTGACCTATAATTCAGAACCTTAAGCACTGTGATTTGCGTTTGGTGTAATAGTCTTTTTGAATAGTGAAGTGTTTATCATTGTGACAAGATAGCTTGAGGATTAACAAGGGTATGGTGACCAGTGTCATGTGATTTTCCACAAAAAAATTCAGTGCCAGCTCTTAGACTTCATTCCATGTGCTTACAGTTAGCGTTTGGTCTGTTCAGTTTCTTTAATCATAAGGAAGAAGTTCTGTCGAGGCTGTTATTTCAATTCCGATATTTTGCAAATAAACAGTTATTGAAGAGTAGTCAATAATTAGAGGTGGAACATTGAAAGAACTATGTAATATCCGCTTTAATCTCATATTTTAAAGATGTAACTTGCTGCTGGCTAGACAATTCACTTTCGCTTCCACTGAAATAGTAACAGCATTTTGAAAGTCGTACGGAAGGTTTTGTTACACAGAGCATAGCACATGGGGTTAACTGTGCTGTTAACGTAACAGAGCCAGTATCCCAGATGCCACAGTGACGTTGGGATACAGTATGAGCAGAACGTTGAGACTAATACCATGATATTGTACGGTGTCCATGTGATAATGAAAGCCAGTAGAATCGCGCTAAGTGTTTGTGCTGCCTTTTTTTCTTTAATCAAAACCAACCGTTTTCTCTTGGTGATCTGCAGTCTGAGATTTGGATCCATATTTCTAACATATGGAACTTCTGGTTCAGTGGTTGGGCAGGGTGTTACTTTTATTTCAGTGCAACCATTACTTGTGTCTGAGGTGGATGAGGAGCTGCTATTTTTGACAGCTACTTTATTACCTTTGTAAGAGATGTACCTTTTATCCTTCTGTCTTTTCACAGGGGTCACCAAATAATTTTGATTTTCATAATTATTTATCGCAGGAGGCTCTTCTGAGGACACATTTGTGTCATCCTCTCCAGGGTATTCATCGATCTGATTCTGTCCTTGAGACGCTGAGGAGGCAGATTTTGGGGTGAGCCTTTCATCGTCTTCTGACATGGGGTAGTTTGCAAAAGAATCTAGGTTGCCACCTTTTAACCATTCATCTGTAGCATTCTGTATGTGTGTGGATCTTAGAGTCACTGTTGTGCTTCTGTTTGAAGACCACGATACTTGGAATCTTTCCCTGTGTGTGAGCTTGTGGCCTACACATCCAAAGCAGGATGCTAACAGAGTCCTTTTGGAaacaactacctcatcttcaggggCGAGGTTTGATGCTTGCAATTCCGCCAGGTCCTTAGTGCGTCTTTCGGTCTCTTTATAGATGCGACAATACAATATCGTCATCACTGACACAGGGATGTAGAAAGCAGCTATGGCCGTGCCAAAGGTAATAGTAGGTACAGATAAAAATTGTATCTGACATTCATTCGAAGGAACCGTTCTTTCTCCAACTAAGTATTGCCAGCATAAAATTGCAGGGGCCCACAAGATAAAGGATATTAACCATGCAAGTCCAATCATGATACCAGCCCTTCTGGGAGTACGCTTAGCCCTATAGGTTAATGGCCGTGTGATTGAGAAATACCGGTCGAAGCTTATAAGGAGCAAATTCATGACAGAAGCATTACTGGCTACGTAATCCAATGCAAGCCACAAATCGCACGTCAGATTTCCCAGCAACCAGGAGCCAATTAATATATAAGAAGCGTAGagattcattgaaaaaattccaATGATGAGGTCAGCACAGGCCAAACTTAACAGGAAATAGTTATTCACTGTCTTTAGCTGGCTGTTCACTTTGAATGAAACAATGACTAAAATATTACCTATTATCGTTACAAGGCTCACAATAGCAGTAATAATGGAAATTGATACTACTTTCAATAGACTCTGTCCATCCTCTTGATTGGAGCTGTTACCAGTCATGGATCCATTCCTGAAGAGATCTGATTCCATCATTCTTGAAACTGTCACAATATCCACAATAAGCAAAGAGCAAAGCTTGCTATTCCAATGATGAAAACTAAGGAGTTGCTTTTGCAGGCGTTCTCCTCCTTTGCTTCTTTGATTCTTCTGAGGAAGAAAACATGTTGTTACTGATTTTATCTCATTAAGTAACTTGCTTCTTGACCTCCAGAAGTTAACCTGATTTAATTATTCTAAATGACTTGGCTGATTGATGAAAAACAACCAGGGCAACTCATACAGTTTCAAGTACATCTCAATTGTAAATTTTTGATTCTTCCTAAGATGAAAACTTGAGTTCCTTTTCTTGAAGTAGTCCTTGGTCAGCCAGTAGTAACTTACTACAGAATGACAATAACATTGGTGAAATAAAACACAGTGTAAAAAGTAACAATTATTTGTAGTATAACTTGTTTCTGAAATATTACTGTGCCATAGAAGTAACATAAGTAAGCAGGTTCTTCTCATGAGTGGAAAGTGATCTGTACCCATTACCTTTAATTAACGCAAGCTTTATGAATCTGAATTCCTGCtgaaagcagaatcaaggaaTTGAATCCAAATACATTCAGCAATGTGATAGTAAGGTTACGGTGAGGCCACCCACTGATTattctgtacagttttggtctcatcTAAAATTGGATATATTCACCATAGAAGAAGTGAAGCAAAGATTCACCAGATGGATTTCTGGGATGGCAGCTAGTCATTATGAGAAGAGACTGAGTGGGCTGTGAAATGCTCATAATTTTAGATGCCTTTGAAAGCAAGGAGGATGTTTTCCCTCAACGAAGAAGGGTgtcacagtttcaaaataagaaGCAAGGAgacatttcttcacacagagggtagtgaatctttggaatcatCTGACTTGAGAGCTGTGGATTTATTGTGTTCAAAACAAAGACCTACAGATGTCTGGATACTGGAAGAATTAAGGGGTACAAGTAGATTGAAGTGGGCGAATGGCCTATTCTAGTTTCTAATTCTTGTATTCATTAAATAAATGCAATTGTATGTCCCTCATCTtggggacaagccctcttctcattactaacatcaggAAAGAgacacaggagcctaaagactcaCACTGAAAATGTTTTAGGaaaaccttcttcccctctgccattttttTTCCAAATGGGCCATAAATCCATGAACACCATGTCACCATTCCTCTTTTGAACTGTTTATTTATATCTTTATTGGAACATAGTAATTTTTTTAATGTCTTGCTCTGTGCTGTTGCCACAAAGCAACATGTTTCATGGCATGTCAgtgataaaccagattctgatcctGGAAAGTGTAACTATTTCTGTCCTTTAACCAATTCTGTGAGTGGCATATCAGGTTAAAgctcaaagtacatgtatgtaacCATctgcaaccccgagattcattttcttgcgggcattcacagcaaatacaaggaaacacgatagaatcaatgaaaaaccacccacaacaagacaaacaaccaatgtgcaaaagacaataaattgcgcaaatacaaaaaaaaataatgatATTAAAAGcagacagccttgtggtgcatcagtaCCGATGGTGATtgcggaggagatgttgttgccaatctgaactgactggggtctgcaagtgaggaaattgaagaaACCAGTTGCACACAGAGGTATTGAGGCTTAGGTCTTGGGGctcttgattagttttgaggggatgatagtactgaatgcagacctgtagtcaatgaagagcgtCCTGACGTTCACATCTTCACTGTCCGGATGCACtcattttgctgctgccatcaggagggaggtacaggagtcttgggATCCCCATctccaggttcgggaacagttattaccccttggtGACAGATAAGTATTGTTTGAATGTGCAGAGAAGCTTATATTTCACAGCTTTTGGAGTGGCTTTTTAAACCTATATGTTATACTCATAAGTAcatataagaatcaggtttattatcactgtgaaatctgctgttttatgacagcagtacagtgtagtACATAAAGTAtttctataagttacaaaaaaataTAAATTTGTGCCAAAAAAAGAGCAGCATAGTGTTGAGTTCTGGTCATTTGGAATATGTAAGTATTTAGTAAGCAAGCGCACTCCCCCGTTATGTGTGTGCGCATGGGAGGAGGAAAGGGAATTGTGGGATATAAAGGTGGCAGGCCTCAGGAATTGAACGGAGATGTTGATAGTAAAGTTGCTTAAACAAATGAAAAATGTGACATTGTTCTTTGGGTGTTAACAGGATAGTTTCCAATTATAGAATGCCACTAGCATTTGATGACAGCAAGCTTTATGAAAGCTGGAACATGGACTTGTGTTATGGAACTGGAGAGAATGAAGCAAGCCTTGGCTGTTGTGTCATCGTTTTCGGGAAGAGCAAGAGAGTCCACGATGGGAATTTTGGTGGAAGACTTGAACAAAGATGACGGTATGAATATGCTCTGTCTTGAATTGACTCTGTTTTTACAAAGAAAAGGATTGGATCTATGAGGCTTATTCAGACTTCCACAAAATTTATAGACAATTCTAAAAATATGGCTAATTAttattactgattttgaacagaaGTACAGGTGCATACATTGAATATAAAATGGAACTTTCTGACACTATTAGCTTTTAAATTGTTGGATACTGCATATCTAGGCATACAGGTCAGACAGCTAGTGTTAATTGTATGCAGAGAACTTACATTTGCACTTATGAAATCAGCACTGAAGAGGACTTTTGGAGAAAAGGTCACTAAGACAACAGTTGAAATTAGTTTGAATCAGAAAATGGCAAACTTCACTGAGAAGAAACAAGCGAATAGCAAGCGTAGGTCCCAGAAGGACCAAATAAGGGTACCATTATCTGGCACAAATCCAATAAACACGTACAGTAGGAGATTAAAATGTGCGGTATCTCTAAGTATTTATCACTGGGCAAGAAACTGTTGACACAGAAACAAACAAGTTAAGCTAACTGAAGAAAATAACAAATGTTAAGATGTAGAAGTGCCATATCACATTGTTTGTGAGGTAATCACTTACTAATGCAGAGATTTCCCAGCCAGAGGTTTTGATGAAGATCTGCTGTTATTGATACAGCATGCACACGCACAGTGTGTGGAGAAAAATGGCTTGAAAGCTGTGTAAGTGAACTAAACTGGAATGAAGTGCAGAAACTGGTGAACACAGATACAGCCAGTTTTGAGGCATTCAAATTTGGTGATGGAAATACTGTATGTTCCACAAAAAGAGTGAAAGTACCCATAAACACAGGGCAGACAAATTGTTACATTGAACAATTTAATGGTGGTACCAGTGAACATTCCATTACTCTTGAGTAAATCTTCCCTAAAGGAAGCAGGAGCAGTTACTGGATATGGAGAATGATTCAACAGCCACTGTCTCTTCAGCTCATCGGCTCCAGATATTACAGTGTGAACATTCCAGATGAAGGTATTACTGAGAATGAATGTGAGAGTGAAGTATTAACTTTCACACAAAACATGACTATAGATGAGAAAATGTTGTTTGTTTGAACTTCACAAGAAGTTTGGACACGCTTCAATTGATAGACTTCGCAAACTGCTCAAGAGTTCAGGAAACAAAGATGCAGATTATTTTTCAATTCTAAAATTGACAGCTGTGAGACATGCCAAAAGTTTGGAAAATCCAAACCTAATCCTGCATTTGGTCTGCCACTAGCATCTGAATACAATGAAACAGTAGCCATAGACCTACATGAACTGCAGCAAGAAGTATGGTATCTCCATATCATTGATAGTTCACACCTTTCAGTGCTGGTAGCATTGTTAATACAAAGAGACCCTCAGAGATACTGCAGAGAACTTTAACACTGAAACAAAGACAACAGTGGCATATAGTACTTGGAGTAATGGACATCTGGAGTGAAACAATCAAACGCTTACAGAAATAATGCTGAAGGTAAAGAAAAGCAAGGGCTATGATTGGAATACAGCCCTGGACTGGGCCCTTATGGTGAAGAATACCATGTACAATGTATATGGCTACAGCCCGTTATCGATTGCTGTTTGGTCAGAATCCAAACCTTCCCTCTGTACTGGTTGACAGACCACCTGCTCTAGGTGACCCTACAAGGAGTGATTGGGTTGGGAAACATATTTCAACACTGCATGCAACAAGGAAAGCTTTCACTGAAGCAGAGTGTTCACGGAATTTGAAGAGCACTGAGGGTACGGGTCCATCCTACAAATGACAAATATGACACAGGGGACAAAGTGTATTACAAAACAGCATACTATACAGAATAGAAAGGTCAGGTTGGAGTATTCGTGAGACATGGAGGTACAAATGTGGGAGTGTATCATTCTAGACTAGATAAAGCACAAAATGAAGACCATCAGAACACCATGGAGAATGACATAAAAAATGAAAAGCACTTACCAGGAACATGGCCACATAGCACAGACAGGGATGAAGAGAGTGCAGTTGGGGACTCAATAGAGTTGCTCAATGGTGGCACAGACAGTGCGGAAGAGAGTGCAGATGGGAACTTAACAGACTTGCCTGAGCAGAAATTATCACAAGTGCAAAGACAACATGGAAGTTTCAGTCTTAAAACAGGACAAACTGTGAGATTTGTAGATAGATATTGGTATCTCATACAAGGCTGAAGTCTTAGGTCGAGCAGGCAAAGCCACAGGGAGAAACAAAAGTTGGTAGAACTTGAATTCCCTAGAACCAGTCATGGACACTGGCACTGCAGAGTCAATTGACATGTCACGTGTTTTCAGACTTCATGTTGAATCAAGTACAGATCAGGCTGGACTATCTGAGAAATGTCAAGTTGAAGATGTCCTAGTAACTAAGGAGGTGTCTTTTGAATCTGCAAAACAGGATAAAATCAGTAGTTGGAGA contains these protein-coding regions:
- the zgc:194887 gene encoding fibrinogen-like protein 1-like protein; this translates as MLVMNLRSLFTITLLMLLKYTTLISTESSMELRNADLLASKDYARIINLSQQGGFPSDCHEIFQQSESKAEDGLYVIQLMKDLLVVYCDMHSADGGWTVIQHITVNSSLDFDRTWQDYKQGFGFINGDHWLGNELIHRITSRPNEYSLGIKLVNMNGEVKWGEYDPFLIEGEESKYKIRLGLYRGTATDALTQDTEAYIHDNQKFTTKDSDNDNYYRNCAKLELNGIPGGGWWYNACAGANLNRKNVIYWQNDCNKDNQCKYAWMMVKPNNREVKCSSTLRDEL
- the chrm5b gene encoding muscarinic acetylcholine receptor M5b gives rise to the protein MMESDLFRNGSMTGNSSNQEDGQSLLKVVSISIITAIVSLVTIIGNILVIVSFKVNSQLKTVNNYFLLSLACADLIIGIFSMNLYASYILIGSWLLGNLTCDLWLALDYVASNASVMNLLLISFDRYFSITRPLTYRAKRTPRRAGIMIGLAWLISFILWAPAILCWQYLVGERTVPSNECQIQFLSVPTITFGTAIAAFYIPVSVMTILYCRIYKETERRTKDLAELQASNLAPEDEVVVSKRTLLASCFGCVGHKLTHRERFQVSWSSNRSTTVTLRSTHIQNATDEWLKGGNLDSFANYPMSEDDERLTPKSASSASQGQNQIDEYPGEDDTNVSSEEPPAINNYENQNYLVTPVKRQKDKRYISYKGNKVAVKNSSSSSTSDTSNGCTEIKVTPCPTTEPEVPYVRNMDPNLRLQITKRKRLVLIKEKKAAQTLSAILLAFIITWTPYNIMVLVSTFCSYCIPTSLWHLGYWLCYVNSTVNPMCYALCNKTFRTTFKMLLLFQWKRK